From Microbacterium sp. YJN-G, a single genomic window includes:
- a CDS encoding HNH endonuclease signature motif containing protein encodes MTRSRSLDERHQDARDTRRIWVKDAEDGMAELGILGPAVLVHGVYERLTGMATTNEKLVEPDAAGEPDERTLGQRRADIALDLLLTGAPAGHDTDDGLLAAIVPQVSITVPVTTLIGAEGADTPPAELDGRAPIDPDTARRLAGAASGWDRVLTDPITGAMLAVDRYRPTAAMRRHLKARDQRCRFPGCGMPARNSDLDHTLDAALGGATEEDNLEDLCRRHHILKHHTPWHVEQHSGGLLEWTSPLGRTYIDRPPPQNTITFTDGSGINPASGPDAGSGRAVAADRGAHPPGGLPKSARPPDPWAALPADLLAPF; translated from the coding sequence TTGACACGCTCCCGGTCCCTGGACGAACGGCACCAGGACGCACGGGACACCCGCAGGATCTGGGTGAAGGATGCTGAGGACGGGATGGCCGAGCTGGGGATCCTGGGCCCCGCCGTGCTCGTCCACGGCGTCTACGAGCGCCTCACCGGCATGGCCACAACGAACGAGAAGCTTGTCGAACCGGATGCGGCGGGGGAGCCGGATGAGCGGACGCTGGGGCAGCGGCGGGCGGACATCGCCTTGGACCTGCTGCTCACCGGCGCGCCGGCCGGGCACGACACCGACGACGGGCTGCTGGCCGCGATCGTCCCGCAGGTGAGCATCACCGTCCCCGTCACCACCCTGATCGGAGCCGAAGGGGCCGACACCCCGCCTGCGGAGTTGGACGGGCGTGCCCCGATCGACCCGGACACCGCGCGACGCCTCGCCGGCGCCGCCTCCGGGTGGGACCGGGTGCTCACCGACCCGATCACCGGGGCGATGCTGGCCGTGGACCGGTACCGGCCCACCGCCGCGATGCGCCGGCACCTGAAAGCACGCGACCAGCGGTGCCGGTTCCCCGGCTGCGGGATGCCCGCCCGCAACAGCGACCTCGACCACACCCTCGACGCCGCCCTCGGAGGCGCCACCGAGGAAGACAACCTCGAAGACCTCTGCCGCCGACACCACATCCTCAAACACCACACCCCCTGGCACGTCGAACAACACAGCGGCGGACTGCTCGAATGGACCAGCCCCCTCGGCCGCACCTACATCGACCGACCACCACCCCAGAACACCATCACCTTCACCGACGGCAGCGGAATCAACCCCGCGTCCGGACCCGACGCCGGTTCGGGACGTGCTGTCGCCGCCGATCGCGGGGCGCATCCGCCGGGTGGCCTGCCAAAGAGCGCCCGGCCGCCCGACCCCTGGGCCGCCCTGCCCGCAGACCTGCTCGCACCGTTCTGA
- a CDS encoding DUF222 domain-containing protein translates to MNEIAMASDGQLGSLDAIVSSLEAVEQTLQGVLAARDGLLALASRVALSIAEENGGVEASDITLRNVAAELAGVLRVSDRTVQRRMADADLVVSWFPQVWAAQGAGRISAGHARVIVEAGSHLQDPDARAAYAGRVLELAVEESPNRLRPIAQRIAEQYQPRSRACQVVCVRGQGLGVRGRARCARDRRVRAARGLSSSS, encoded by the coding sequence ATGAACGAGATTGCGATGGCGTCGGATGGGCAGCTGGGCTCGCTCGATGCGATCGTGTCGTCGCTGGAGGCGGTGGAGCAGACGTTGCAGGGTGTGCTCGCGGCGCGTGACGGGCTGCTCGCCCTGGCGTCTCGGGTGGCGTTGTCGATCGCGGAGGAGAACGGTGGGGTCGAGGCGTCGGACATCACCCTGCGGAACGTGGCCGCAGAGCTGGCCGGGGTGCTGCGCGTCAGTGACCGGACCGTGCAGCGTCGGATGGCGGACGCGGACCTGGTGGTGAGCTGGTTCCCGCAGGTCTGGGCCGCGCAGGGCGCCGGGCGGATCAGCGCCGGGCACGCCAGGGTGATCGTGGAGGCCGGGTCTCACCTGCAGGATCCGGACGCCCGCGCGGCCTATGCGGGGCGGGTGCTGGAGTTAGCGGTGGAGGAGTCCCCGAACCGGTTGCGGCCGATCGCGCAGCGCATCGCCGAGCAGTATCAGCCCCGGTCCCGAGCTTGTCAAGTTGTGTGTGTAAGGGGCCAGGGTCTCGGGGTTAGAGGTAGGGCTCGATGCGCTCGGGATAGACGAGTGCGAGCTGCTCGAGGGCTTTCATCCAGTTCGTGA
- a CDS encoding SDR family oxidoreductase, with the protein MSTAEFLPRHAIVTASDSGIGAATAIALAEAGMDVGITWHQDREGAESTAEAVRARGRRAVVARFDATDFDAVPATIDELRDGLGGLDVFVNNAGASNRRALLEISVREWLDTMALNVDGAFLGLQTAARHMVEAGHGGRLIAVTSVHAHQPRVGLGAYIAAKHALSGLMKTLAQELGAHGITANAVAPGEIATAASGRTSEDADRTHRPGVPLGRPGKAEEVAAVIAFLASPASSYVTGADWSVDGGMLQMGPEAGSNILDDSWRTV; encoded by the coding sequence ATGTCGACAGCAGAGTTCCTCCCCCGTCACGCGATCGTGACAGCCTCGGATTCGGGCATCGGAGCGGCGACCGCCATCGCCCTCGCGGAAGCCGGCATGGATGTCGGGATCACCTGGCACCAGGATCGCGAGGGCGCTGAGAGCACCGCCGAGGCAGTGCGGGCGCGTGGACGACGGGCCGTGGTGGCCCGCTTCGATGCCACCGACTTCGATGCGGTGCCTGCGACCATCGATGAGCTTCGGGATGGTCTCGGCGGACTCGACGTCTTCGTGAACAACGCGGGAGCCAGCAACCGTCGGGCGCTGCTGGAGATCAGCGTGCGGGAATGGCTGGACACGATGGCGCTGAACGTCGACGGCGCATTCCTCGGGCTGCAGACGGCCGCGCGGCACATGGTCGAGGCGGGCCACGGGGGACGGCTGATCGCGGTGACCAGTGTGCATGCGCATCAGCCGCGTGTCGGGCTCGGCGCGTACATCGCGGCGAAGCATGCGCTGTCGGGTCTGATGAAGACGTTGGCGCAGGAGCTGGGTGCGCACGGGATCACGGCGAATGCGGTCGCGCCGGGAGAGATCGCCACCGCCGCCAGCGGACGCACCTCGGAGGATGCCGATCGCACGCATCGCCCCGGTGTGCCGCTTGGCCGGCCCGGAAAGGCCGAGGAGGTCGCGGCGGTCATCGCATTCCTCGCCTCGCCCGCCTCGAGTTACGTCACGGGTGCGGATTGGTCCGTCGACGGCGGGATGCTGCAGATGGGCCCGGAAGCCGGCTCGAACATCCTCGACGATTCGTGGCGGACGGTCTGA
- a CDS encoding RNA polymerase sigma factor yields the protein MSTQSQDQEWAERAASGDQDAFRSIYRAHVRPVYWIAYGILGSAPDAEDIAQETFVIAWRKLPGLQLAGTSLLPWLATICRFQAANRLRVLRRDRAHTADAVQETLSETLPDTVSVEDQVISADLAERIAAEVGLLDEIDRRIFRLCAVEGYAYAVAAEELGVSHAVVRNRLSRVRTRLRGAVQEVRDA from the coding sequence ATGTCGACGCAGAGTCAGGACCAGGAGTGGGCCGAACGGGCCGCATCCGGAGATCAGGATGCGTTCCGGTCGATCTACCGCGCCCATGTGCGGCCTGTGTACTGGATCGCCTACGGCATCCTCGGCTCCGCGCCCGACGCGGAGGACATCGCCCAGGAGACCTTCGTCATCGCGTGGCGGAAGCTTCCCGGGCTGCAGCTGGCCGGCACCTCGCTGCTGCCCTGGCTGGCCACGATCTGCCGATTCCAGGCGGCGAACCGCCTGCGGGTGCTGCGGCGCGACCGCGCGCATACCGCGGATGCCGTGCAGGAGACACTGTCCGAGACGCTCCCCGACACGGTGAGCGTCGAGGATCAGGTGATCTCGGCCGATCTCGCCGAGCGCATCGCCGCCGAGGTGGGGCTTCTCGACGAGATCGACCGGAGGATCTTCCGGTTGTGCGCCGTCGAGGGGTACGCCTACGCCGTCGCCGCCGAGGAGCTGGGTGTCAGCCATGCCGTCGTCCGAAACCGTCTCTCCCGGGTACGCACGCGCCTGCGCGGCGCGGTGCAGGAGGTGAGAGACGCATGA
- a CDS encoding IS256 family transposase, giving the protein MLDDLFAKIDAGEVQLDGDGGFIQQLIKTGLERGLQAELTEHVGYEKGDPEARLYENSRNGSFPKTVGTTVGEIELAIPRDRNGSFTPRLVPTGSRRLSQLDEMIISLYAGGMTVRDIEHHLVSTLGVDLSHETISNITEEIAEEVLAWQNRPLEAFYPVIYLDALVIKVRDGGHVRNKAAHIAVGVDMDGVKHVLGIWIQQTEGAKFWASVCAELANRGVRDVLIVCVDGLTGFPEAIEATWPESMVQTCVVHLIRNAMRFVAYGQRKAVAAALKPIYQAPTADAAQAALDAFKASALGQANPRSAQVFEDAWERFTPFLAFPPELRKVIYTTNAIESLNFQLRKVIKNRGHFPNDQAAVKLLWLAICDIEDKRARDRAKERGLGRGAKRKAEGRLVEGQVVTNWMKALEQLALVYPERIEPYL; this is encoded by the coding sequence ATGCTGGATGATCTGTTCGCGAAGATCGACGCGGGTGAGGTCCAGCTGGACGGGGATGGCGGGTTCATCCAGCAGTTGATCAAGACCGGCCTCGAGCGCGGGTTGCAGGCCGAGCTGACCGAGCACGTCGGCTACGAGAAGGGCGACCCGGAGGCGCGACTTTACGAGAACTCGCGCAACGGCTCGTTCCCGAAGACGGTCGGGACCACGGTCGGGGAGATCGAACTCGCGATCCCGCGAGATCGGAACGGGTCGTTCACGCCGCGGCTGGTTCCGACTGGCAGCCGGCGGCTGTCGCAGTTGGACGAGATGATCATCTCGCTCTATGCCGGCGGGATGACGGTCCGCGATATCGAGCACCACCTCGTCTCGACCCTCGGCGTCGACCTGTCGCATGAGACGATCTCGAACATCACCGAGGAGATCGCGGAGGAGGTCCTGGCCTGGCAGAACCGCCCGTTGGAGGCGTTCTACCCGGTGATCTACCTCGATGCTCTCGTGATCAAGGTCCGCGATGGTGGGCATGTCCGCAACAAGGCCGCGCATATCGCTGTCGGCGTTGATATGGACGGCGTCAAGCACGTCCTCGGGATCTGGATCCAGCAGACCGAGGGCGCGAAGTTCTGGGCGTCGGTCTGCGCCGAGCTCGCCAACCGGGGCGTCCGCGACGTGCTCATCGTCTGCGTCGACGGGCTGACCGGGTTCCCCGAGGCGATCGAGGCGACCTGGCCGGAATCGATGGTCCAGACCTGCGTGGTCCACCTGATCCGCAACGCGATGCGATTCGTCGCCTACGGGCAGCGCAAGGCCGTCGCCGCGGCGCTCAAGCCGATCTACCAGGCGCCGACCGCGGACGCCGCGCAGGCGGCGTTGGACGCGTTCAAAGCCTCGGCGTTGGGGCAGGCGAACCCGAGGTCGGCGCAGGTCTTCGAGGACGCCTGGGAGCGGTTCACGCCGTTCCTCGCGTTCCCGCCGGAGCTGCGGAAGGTGATCTACACGACCAACGCGATCGAGTCGCTGAACTTCCAGCTGCGGAAGGTCATTAAGAACCGCGGCCACTTCCCGAACGATCAAGCCGCCGTGAAGCTGCTCTGGCTCGCGATCTGCGACATCGAAGACAAACGCGCCAGGGATCGCGCCAAGGAACGCGGCCTCGGGCGCGGCGCGAAACGGAAGGCCGAAGGCCGGCTCGTCGAGGGACAAGTCGTCACGAACTGGATGAAAGCCCTCGAGCAGCTCGCACTCGTCTATCCCGAGCGCATCGAGCCCTACCTCTAA
- a CDS encoding MFS transporter — protein sequence MTTTEPRMLRTPPAFRRDLLVQSWLVVKALSDAGDAIFTIAFAWTAVQIASPAVAGLVVAAGTVPRALVLLVGGAYADRSDARRLMVLFNALRVVVLVAVAVWCLAAPPTVAVLLAAAIAFGLCDAFFEPAAGTMPRQLVAPADLPAYTALSQTLSRLGTMGGAAAGGFLVAAFGLAGCAGLNTLTYVVVIVFIVLWLRPRFALPRASAHESVLRGVADGFRHLRSEPATRTLVIALSGLNLAVGPAISIGLPLQATERGWGAGAVGVFEALVGGGAMLGALAVVRWRPRREAIGGFVALMVQGAGIVALGIGSPIVVGAGCLVVGLTAGFASALLSSTFAATAAPDFLGRLGSILRLGDDCLMPAAMALFGLLAGILPLWVPFTLYGGAMALLMIAPLRNPRLRSITLSSPAAG from the coding sequence ATGACGACGACGGAACCGCGCATGCTGCGCACGCCCCCGGCGTTCCGCCGAGACCTGCTGGTGCAGTCGTGGCTGGTGGTGAAGGCGCTGTCGGATGCCGGGGACGCGATCTTCACGATCGCCTTCGCCTGGACCGCGGTGCAGATCGCCTCTCCCGCTGTCGCCGGTCTGGTCGTCGCCGCAGGCACCGTGCCGCGGGCACTGGTGCTGCTGGTCGGCGGGGCGTATGCGGACCGGTCGGATGCACGTCGCCTGATGGTGCTGTTCAACGCACTGCGGGTGGTCGTGCTCGTGGCCGTCGCCGTGTGGTGCCTCGCAGCACCGCCGACGGTGGCGGTGCTGCTCGCGGCCGCGATCGCGTTCGGCCTGTGCGACGCATTCTTCGAACCCGCCGCGGGCACCATGCCACGGCAGCTGGTCGCACCGGCGGATCTGCCGGCCTACACCGCGCTCAGCCAGACCCTGTCGCGTCTGGGCACGATGGGCGGTGCCGCGGCCGGCGGGTTCCTCGTCGCCGCGTTCGGGCTCGCGGGCTGCGCCGGGCTGAACACGCTCACCTATGTCGTGGTCATCGTGTTCATCGTGCTGTGGCTGCGGCCACGGTTCGCGCTGCCGCGGGCGTCGGCACACGAGAGCGTGCTGCGCGGGGTGGCGGACGGATTCCGTCATCTGCGCAGCGAGCCCGCCACCCGCACGCTGGTCATCGCCCTGTCGGGGTTGAACCTGGCCGTAGGTCCCGCGATCTCCATCGGGCTGCCGCTGCAGGCCACCGAACGCGGCTGGGGCGCCGGAGCCGTCGGCGTGTTCGAGGCACTCGTCGGCGGCGGCGCGATGCTCGGGGCGCTGGCGGTGGTCCGGTGGCGTCCGCGGCGGGAGGCGATCGGCGGCTTCGTCGCACTGATGGTGCAGGGTGCCGGCATCGTCGCGCTCGGCATCGGCTCACCGATCGTGGTGGGCGCCGGATGCCTGGTCGTGGGGCTGACCGCCGGCTTCGCGTCCGCGCTGCTGAGCTCGACGTTCGCCGCCACCGCGGCGCCGGACTTCCTGGGGCGGCTGGGATCGATCCTGCGCCTGGGCGATGACTGCCTGATGCCCGCAGCCATGGCGCTGTTCGGCCTGTTGGCCGGCATCCTTCCGCTGTGGGTTCCGTTCACGCTGTACGGCGGTGCGATGGCGCTGCTGATGATCGCACCGCTGCGGAACCCCCGGTTGCGCAGCATCACGCTGTCAAGCCCCGCCGCCGGGTGA
- a CDS encoding DUF4349 domain-containing protein — translation MNEHSEIVLPPLSDESIARIEDAVFDDIGEQRVAVGDPVPVAHRRRRGWLTALGVAAAFAGGILIAPPLLTAVTGSPGVVGASEMRDEAVGPESFMSGADSQEAADAGGGEKAAVGGGEVVDSAAGTAPQQPASDREIITTAQVTLRVADVREAADALTALAAEHDGYVEATDIGIDPAVPLDAASQPPVERGDGWMRLRIPAADLSVVMDEIRSEGEVLRSSIGRQDVTSTAVDLRARVAAARASVERLTELMSKSGSVGDLIAAEAALSDRQAQLESYEQQLKLLDEQVAMSTVEVSLTERTSPTPADPAGFGDGLLAGWNGLIVSLNALVIAFGFLLPWLGIAAVALLIVWLVIRRRRARTRGRATDADR, via the coding sequence ATGAACGAGCACAGCGAGATCGTGCTGCCGCCGCTGAGCGACGAGAGCATCGCACGCATCGAGGATGCCGTGTTCGACGACATCGGCGAGCAGCGGGTCGCCGTGGGTGACCCGGTACCGGTCGCCCACAGGCGCCGGCGCGGCTGGCTGACCGCTCTCGGTGTCGCGGCGGCCTTCGCCGGCGGCATCCTCATCGCCCCTCCCCTGCTCACCGCCGTCACGGGCAGCCCGGGCGTCGTCGGCGCCTCGGAGATGCGCGACGAGGCCGTCGGGCCGGAGAGCTTCATGTCGGGCGCGGATTCGCAGGAGGCAGCGGACGCCGGCGGTGGAGAGAAGGCCGCTGTCGGCGGCGGTGAGGTCGTCGACAGCGCCGCGGGCACGGCCCCGCAGCAGCCGGCATCCGATCGCGAGATCATCACCACCGCGCAGGTCACCCTGCGCGTGGCGGACGTGCGCGAGGCTGCGGATGCTCTCACGGCGCTGGCCGCAGAGCACGACGGCTACGTCGAGGCGACCGACATCGGCATCGACCCTGCGGTTCCCCTGGATGCGGCGTCGCAGCCGCCCGTCGAGCGCGGCGACGGCTGGATGCGTCTTCGCATCCCGGCGGCCGATCTGAGCGTCGTGATGGACGAGATCCGAAGCGAGGGCGAGGTGCTGCGCTCGTCGATCGGCCGGCAGGACGTCACCTCGACAGCGGTCGATCTGCGGGCCCGCGTGGCCGCAGCCCGGGCATCCGTCGAGCGGCTCACCGAACTCATGTCGAAGTCAGGGTCGGTCGGCGACCTCATCGCGGCGGAGGCGGCCCTCAGCGACAGGCAGGCGCAGCTGGAGAGCTACGAGCAGCAGCTCAAGCTGCTCGACGAGCAGGTCGCGATGTCGACCGTCGAGGTCAGTCTCACCGAACGGACCAGCCCGACTCCGGCCGATCCGGCCGGCTTCGGCGACGGCCTGCTGGCCGGCTGGAACGGCCTGATCGTCTCGCTCAACGCTCTCGTCATCGCCTTCGGGTTCCTGCTGCCGTGGCTGGGGATCGCCGCGGTGGCGCTGCTGATCGTGTGGCTGGTCATCCGTCGGCGTCGCGCCCGCACCCGTGGCCGTGCGACGGACGCTGATCGTTGA
- a CDS encoding winged helix-turn-helix domain-containing protein, translated as MEDISVITAISHPLRRRIIDRLFMYGPTQVGVLARAFEAQVGSVSHHLRMLQKAGVVEQVDAPDGDRRASWWQLSRRSFTWSADDYDSPADALMAREAQRANVRHQLDRLQRWYRISPQSEAEGFSTDSLAWATQAELSELQRRLNALVDEWRGGIDRSDGQQRMPVFFFAHGFPTEV; from the coding sequence GTGGAAGACATCTCGGTCATCACGGCCATCTCGCACCCTCTGCGGCGACGCATCATCGACCGCCTGTTCATGTACGGTCCGACGCAGGTGGGTGTGCTGGCGCGCGCCTTCGAGGCGCAGGTGGGCAGCGTCAGCCACCATCTGCGGATGCTGCAGAAGGCGGGAGTCGTCGAGCAGGTGGACGCGCCCGACGGCGACAGGCGCGCCAGCTGGTGGCAGCTGTCGCGCCGCTCGTTCACCTGGTCGGCGGATGACTACGACTCCCCCGCCGACGCGCTGATGGCGAGGGAGGCGCAGCGCGCGAATGTGCGCCATCAGCTCGACCGCCTTCAGCGCTGGTATCGGATCTCGCCGCAGAGCGAGGCCGAGGGCTTCAGCACCGACTCACTCGCGTGGGCGACGCAAGCCGAGCTCTCTGAGCTGCAGCGCCGCCTCAACGCGCTGGTCGACGAATGGCGCGGCGGGATCGATCGCTCAGACGGACAGCAGAGGATGCCGGTGTTCTTCTTCGCTCACGGATTCCCGACGGAGGTGTGA